A DNA window from Paenibacillus sp. HWE-109 contains the following coding sequences:
- a CDS encoding ABC transporter substrate-binding protein, whose amino-acid sequence MKKFIVLSAACLLSVSILVSACGKNDNASNSQTTTPSESPSATKQAGQAVKLKWWGGTPEESGPKAVVDKWNAANKDIQVEYVRFVNDDPGNTKLDTALLSSNDAPDLFINYNDAIMDRRINAGMVEPLDDLIKKVGFDVDGVIGSGNLAKNKGKQYYLPGAKSLNLMLFNKSSLDAINEPVPVDWTWDDYAALAKKLTKPGQFGAFLAPTWEPLAFQTLTTAKPIDAYYAADGTSNFKDNAFKKGLEIQKQLLDAKALRPYAEGVANKILPEEELLKEKVAMAFAGTYLIRYIKDEKAFPNRKFQVAFAPVPQMEKGKNVNSGGLSDKLSINSHSANKEAAMKFLAWYLTEGNLEMVAGGRIPSNLKTDINKVAELLIGDKGQYFDKASFLNVIKANYTLAVNPTTTGSAAIRKALFEEAEKYFLGAQALDKTIEVMKQRADEAIKTASK is encoded by the coding sequence ATGAAGAAATTTATAGTTTTGAGTGCAGCTTGCTTGCTTTCCGTTTCCATCCTGGTAAGCGCTTGCGGAAAGAATGATAACGCATCGAACAGTCAGACAACAACGCCTTCTGAGAGTCCTTCCGCCACTAAGCAAGCAGGACAAGCTGTGAAGCTCAAATGGTGGGGAGGCACTCCTGAGGAAAGTGGTCCCAAAGCTGTTGTAGACAAATGGAATGCAGCCAATAAAGACATCCAAGTAGAATATGTACGTTTTGTCAATGACGATCCAGGCAATACAAAGCTGGATACCGCGCTCTTGTCAAGCAATGACGCGCCTGACCTCTTCATCAACTATAACGATGCTATCATGGATCGAAGAATTAACGCCGGCATGGTCGAGCCGTTGGATGACTTGATCAAGAAAGTAGGATTTGACGTAGATGGGGTCATCGGTTCCGGGAACTTGGCGAAAAATAAAGGTAAACAATATTATTTGCCTGGCGCCAAATCTTTGAATCTCATGTTGTTCAATAAATCGTCTCTGGATGCGATTAACGAACCCGTTCCGGTAGATTGGACGTGGGATGATTATGCCGCTTTAGCCAAAAAATTAACGAAGCCGGGACAATTCGGCGCTTTCCTCGCTCCGACTTGGGAACCGCTCGCGTTTCAGACTTTGACGACGGCCAAACCGATCGACGCCTATTATGCAGCGGACGGCACATCCAATTTCAAGGATAATGCCTTCAAGAAAGGACTTGAAATTCAGAAGCAACTGCTGGATGCCAAGGCATTACGGCCCTACGCAGAGGGAGTAGCGAATAAAATTTTGCCGGAAGAAGAGTTGCTCAAAGAAAAAGTGGCTATGGCATTTGCAGGTACGTACCTGATCCGCTATATCAAGGACGAGAAAGCGTTCCCGAATCGCAAGTTCCAGGTCGCGTTTGCACCTGTACCGCAAATGGAGAAAGGCAAAAATGTAAACAGCGGCGGACTCAGCGATAAGCTTTCGATCAATTCGCATAGCGCAAACAAGGAAGCCGCTATGAAGTTTCTTGCCTGGTATTTGACGGAAGGCAACCTGGAAATGGTTGCTGGCGGACGTATCCCGTCTAATCTGAAGACGGATATCAACAAGGTCGCTGAGCTGTTGATTGGCGATAAAGGTCAGTACTTCGATAAAGCATCGTTCTTGAATGTCATAAAAGCGAACTATACGCTCGCTGTAAACCCAACTACGACAGGCTCGGCAGCAATCAGAAAAGCATTGTTCGAAGAGGCCGAGAAATATTTCTTGGGTGCGCAAGCATTGGATAAAACGATTGAAGTAATGAAACAGCGGGCGGACGAAGCGATCAAGACTGCTTCTAAATAG
- a CDS encoding golvesin C-terminal-like domain-containing protein: MSNIKGICKLSSLFVFIFLVALTNWGFITPEAKAAGTNYYVATNGNDSWNGTSPTFVSGTTGPFKTIQKAASLMQPGDTCIIRGGTYPEEVIPANSGTSENRIIFKPYPGESVTISGTDRVDSASWIQHSGSIYKKQITMDLGDRNQVFIGGNMAQLARWPNTSSDLWNPTWAAFDEVGSNYVKDADLIPTDGYYTGATITYMPTDNFISNSKIITSYTGGKLYASSSYGYTKKGQPYYLTNKLELLDTQNEWFYDSGTTTLYMWFPGGNPLSDTVSVKKRIWGFNLTNKSYITVQGLNFFGTAATTEGGTGNVFDGINATYVDHYDSNTNGWASHRDDSGFVLGGSYNEIKNSTIAWSHSNGVTIFGNNNRLVNNLIHDCNYGINDTAPIRVFGDSHLVSYNTAFNSSRGIILLKNGISKSIIEHNHLYNAGLLSTDLGIIYAVATDGQNTEIRYNILHDNFSHTKPNGIYLDNGSSNFIVHHNLVYGIDSPTGIGTNINGPTNFNLLYNNTFPKGSEIGGGSSTIFVNDMYGTWSVNNILNDSSSYAETSHTNYTGSNAGFAGANDFHLAANSPNIDAGEVIDGITNGYVGSKPDIGAFEYGAPSWKAGHDFTNPPNPTFSKIYPLHRNRTYNSGFEVTNLIPWTRTYAKTAAAEYSYSHQTSNANARTGFYGLKLETVQDGVEQIIKGLTPNTTYDLSGWAKVTDSSEVRIGVKDYGGNDVYSSSTGSTWKRVDVRFTTGPQNTTATIYGYKTSGSNYAYIDDFGVVYSPEQPKEIIVDNTQAEATGAWASSTYYPNFYGADYVTSPSGGSGADKMKWKPKLSVAGNYKVYIWLPNGNEFRATNAPFKVSYSGGLQTYYIDQRPTGGSWVLLGTHYFEAGQTGYVELTNQANGQYVVADAVKFEKVDSVFELEDLVTVASGATESDIADVNCSNGKCNNLNATAVGNSVTYAVYASQPGTYNVKVRLKRDSGSGTFQLSIDGVNLGVPVDVYNLVPSYQEYDMGQITFATAGNKIFRFTVAGKNLISTGYKLMPDYMKLK, encoded by the coding sequence ATGAGCAATATCAAGGGAATATGTAAATTGAGCAGCTTGTTCGTTTTTATATTTTTGGTTGCGCTTACAAACTGGGGTTTTATCACTCCGGAAGCAAAGGCAGCAGGTACGAATTATTATGTGGCTACTAATGGAAATGATAGCTGGAATGGCACTTCTCCCACTTTCGTATCGGGTACGACAGGACCTTTTAAAACCATACAAAAAGCAGCAAGTCTGATGCAGCCGGGTGATACTTGTATAATCCGGGGAGGCACCTATCCGGAGGAAGTCATTCCTGCTAATTCAGGAACGTCGGAAAATAGGATAATATTCAAGCCATACCCAGGAGAAAGCGTAACTATTTCAGGTACTGATAGGGTTGACTCGGCATCATGGATACAACATTCGGGTTCCATTTACAAGAAGCAGATTACGATGGATTTAGGAGACAGGAATCAAGTATTCATAGGTGGAAATATGGCTCAGCTTGCAAGGTGGCCGAATACAAGTTCAGATCTTTGGAACCCGACTTGGGCTGCATTTGATGAAGTCGGCTCAAATTATGTAAAGGATGCGGATTTAATACCGACTGATGGGTATTACACAGGTGCAACTATTACTTATATGCCGACTGATAATTTTATTTCAAATTCTAAGATTATTACAAGCTATACAGGTGGGAAACTTTATGCAAGTAGTAGTTACGGTTATACCAAGAAAGGCCAACCTTATTATCTTACGAATAAGCTGGAATTGCTGGATACTCAAAATGAATGGTTTTATGATAGCGGCACGACAACACTTTATATGTGGTTTCCTGGAGGGAATCCCTTAAGCGATACTGTATCCGTTAAAAAACGTATTTGGGGTTTTAACTTAACAAATAAGTCATATATTACGGTGCAGGGTTTGAACTTTTTCGGCACAGCAGCAACAACAGAAGGCGGAACCGGTAATGTTTTTGACGGTATAAATGCAACCTATGTAGATCATTATGATTCCAATACAAACGGTTGGGCTTCACATAGGGATGATTCTGGCTTTGTCCTCGGCGGAAGTTACAATGAGATAAAGAATAGTACCATTGCATGGAGTCATTCCAATGGTGTAACTATTTTTGGCAACAATAACAGGCTAGTTAATAATCTTATTCATGACTGTAATTATGGGATCAATGACACTGCGCCAATCAGGGTATTTGGCGACAGCCATCTCGTAAGCTACAATACAGCATTTAACAGTTCAAGGGGTATCATCCTTTTAAAGAACGGGATTTCGAAGAGTATCATCGAGCACAATCATCTATATAATGCCGGCTTGCTTTCCACAGACCTTGGAATTATCTATGCGGTAGCAACAGATGGTCAGAATACCGAAATTCGATACAATATTTTACATGATAACTTTTCTCATACAAAGCCTAATGGTATTTATCTGGATAACGGTTCTTCCAATTTTATCGTACATCATAATTTAGTCTATGGAATCGATAGTCCAACGGGAATAGGGACTAATATCAATGGTCCTACCAATTTTAATCTTCTATACAATAATACATTCCCCAAAGGCAGCGAAATTGGCGGGGGCTCTTCAACTATCTTTGTAAATGACATGTACGGTACATGGTCAGTAAATAATATTTTAAATGACAGTTCCTCGTACGCCGAGACATCGCATACCAATTATACAGGGAGCAACGCAGGCTTTGCAGGAGCTAATGATTTTCACCTTGCGGCGAATTCACCGAATATTGATGCCGGCGAAGTTATTGATGGGATTACTAATGGATATGTTGGCAGTAAGCCGGATATAGGAGCTTTTGAATATGGCGCCCCTAGCTGGAAGGCCGGTCATGATTTTACAAACCCTCCAAACCCAACATTTTCAAAGATTTACCCCTTGCACAGAAATCGTACGTATAATTCGGGTTTTGAGGTTACTAATCTTATTCCATGGACAAGAACATATGCAAAGACTGCTGCTGCAGAATATTCCTATTCGCATCAAACATCAAATGCCAATGCAAGGACCGGGTTCTACGGATTAAAACTTGAAACCGTACAGGATGGCGTAGAGCAGATCATTAAAGGGCTAACGCCAAACACAACCTATGACCTGAGCGGATGGGCGAAGGTAACTGATTCCTCAGAAGTCAGAATAGGGGTAAAGGACTATGGCGGAAATGACGTGTATAGTTCATCTACCGGTTCTACATGGAAGAGAGTGGATGTAAGATTTACGACAGGTCCTCAAAATACAACGGCTACGATATATGGATACAAGACGAGTGGCAGTAATTATGCTTATATAGATGACTTTGGAGTCGTTTATTCGCCAGAGCAGCCTAAAGAGATCATCGTTGATAATACCCAGGCCGAAGCTACAGGCGCATGGGCGAGTTCAACCTACTATCCTAACTTCTATGGAGCAGATTATGTAACCTCACCAAGTGGCGGTTCAGGTGCAGATAAGATGAAATGGAAGCCTAAGCTGAGTGTGGCAGGAAACTATAAGGTGTATATTTGGTTGCCAAATGGAAATGAATTTCGGGCTACTAATGCACCATTTAAAGTATCCTATAGCGGAGGCTTGCAGACCTATTATATAGATCAGAGACCTACTGGCGGAAGCTGGGTTTTGCTGGGTACTCATTATTTCGAAGCCGGGCAAACAGGATATGTTGAGTTAACTAATCAAGCAAATGGACAATATGTTGTTGCCGATGCTGTGAAATTTGAAAAAGTCGATTCCGTCTTTGAGCTTGAAGATCTTGTGACAGTAGCATCAGGTGCTACTGAATCGGATATTGCAGATGTGAATTGCAGCAATGGAAAATGTAATAACCTGAATGCAACGGCAGTTGGTAATTCTGTCACCTATGCTGTTTATGCGAGCCAGCCTGGAACCTATAATGTCAAGGTAAGACTCAAGAGAGACAGTGGGAGTGGTACTTTCCAGTTGTCAATTGATGGAGTAAATTTGGGCGTGCCTGTAGACGTATACAATCTAGTACCAAGTTATCAGGAGTATGACATGGGGCAGATCACATTTGCTACTGCTGGAAATAAGATTTTTAGATTCACAGTAGCTGGGAAAAATCTAATCAGTACCGGTTATAAGCTTATGCCAGATTATATGAAGCTGAAATAA
- a CDS encoding response regulator transcription factor, with amino-acid sequence MTRVLIVDDEILVRLSLKTLISWKENGFEIAGEAENGLEALTILENCPCDIVLTDIRMPEMDGIELMNIIRERWPDTRIIVLSSYNDFEYVQRALQIGANDYILKLSWVPSELLQKCLRIRKELEIEHANRVIHSQATYRMEQLELDLKEKLLRNLLVKQGTNMETDRLICEIRSISIEQTYWVACASIDNYQQIVDENRFKSEHLLSFTIINILKEIVKKYGEGDLIEIRNDRFAILMERFSEEMLVEMHSAALAFAKVSLSFGIVKDAVNLNELHTAFIRAEHALQSRFYHRDAHYFYDTDWTVSEAAAKIESLQEDYWNTLIDQKPEQMAEAIHSWYEKQKQFQVPPALIREKWLHLLLLFEKKLEQLGKDLYVLPSYNERYPYDIIRNAETLQEISEWFGGWAIQTLEFIRLDLKPRYRQEIIEVMNIIQQEYATALKVSEIARRVGFAETYLSVLFKKETGEKIVDYLMKVRMKKARELLLNPSYKIYEISEMIGYSDATHFSKYFKKIEGVFPLEFRKSTLKY; translated from the coding sequence ATGACGCGTGTACTCATTGTAGATGATGAAATTCTCGTGCGATTATCGCTCAAAACGTTGATCTCCTGGAAGGAAAATGGCTTTGAAATCGCAGGCGAAGCAGAAAATGGTTTAGAAGCGCTCACTATTCTGGAAAACTGTCCTTGCGATATTGTACTAACAGATATTCGTATGCCGGAAATGGATGGAATTGAGCTGATGAACATCATTCGGGAAAGATGGCCGGACACGAGAATCATCGTCTTGTCCAGTTATAACGATTTTGAATATGTGCAACGGGCGCTTCAAATCGGGGCGAACGATTACATTTTGAAGCTCTCCTGGGTACCCAGCGAACTCTTGCAAAAGTGTTTACGTATTCGTAAGGAGCTCGAGATTGAACACGCAAATCGAGTTATACATTCCCAAGCAACCTATAGAATGGAGCAACTGGAGCTGGATTTGAAAGAAAAGCTGCTTAGAAATTTGCTCGTCAAGCAGGGGACGAATATGGAAACGGATAGATTGATTTGCGAAATCCGCTCTATTTCCATTGAACAAACATATTGGGTTGCCTGTGCTTCCATCGATAATTACCAACAAATCGTGGATGAAAACAGATTTAAAAGCGAACATTTGCTAAGCTTCACTATCATCAATATTTTGAAAGAAATCGTTAAAAAATACGGAGAAGGCGATTTAATCGAAATCAGAAATGACCGTTTCGCGATATTAATGGAGCGGTTTTCAGAAGAAATGTTAGTCGAAATGCATTCCGCAGCATTGGCATTTGCCAAAGTTTCGCTAAGTTTTGGGATTGTCAAAGATGCCGTAAACCTGAATGAGCTTCATACGGCATTCATCCGAGCGGAACATGCGCTTCAAAGCAGATTCTATCATCGGGATGCTCATTATTTTTATGATACGGATTGGACTGTTTCAGAAGCAGCTGCAAAAATCGAGAGCCTGCAGGAAGATTATTGGAATACGCTGATCGATCAAAAACCCGAACAGATGGCGGAAGCCATTCATTCATGGTACGAAAAACAGAAACAGTTCCAAGTCCCCCCTGCGCTCATAAGGGAAAAGTGGCTGCATCTGCTGTTATTGTTCGAAAAGAAGCTGGAGCAGCTAGGCAAGGATCTCTATGTTTTACCTTCCTACAATGAAAGGTATCCGTATGATATCATTCGCAATGCGGAGACGCTGCAAGAAATATCGGAATGGTTTGGCGGGTGGGCCATTCAAACCCTCGAATTTATACGACTGGACTTGAAGCCGCGGTATCGTCAGGAAATTATCGAAGTGATGAATATTATTCAACAGGAATATGCGACCGCTTTAAAAGTTTCCGAAATTGCCAGACGTGTCGGCTTTGCCGAAACGTACTTGAGTGTGTTATTCAAAAAGGAAACAGGAGAGAAGATCGTCGACTATTTGATGAAAGTCAGGATGAAAAAAGCTCGTGAGCTGCTGCTTAATCCTTCGTATAAAATTTACGAAATTTCCGAGATGATCGGCTACAGCGATGCGACTCATTTCAGCAAATATTTCAAGAAGATCGAAGGGGTATTTCCGCTTGAATTTCGAAAATCAACCTTAAAGTACTAA
- a CDS encoding ABC transporter permease — protein sequence MERVPATLKARGGPTAHKLPAVWKKLRQTHQLLVLALPACIFVLVFNYIPLYGLIVAFKNYNYRDGILHSPWNGFENFKFIFTSSDAWVITRNTLLYNVAFIISTLIVSVILALLLNQVSKKFIKFHQTALFFPYFISFVIVSYVCLAFLDMSHGFLNTILSWFGKEPVLWYNESQYWPYILILVNLWKNAGYYAIIYYTAIISIDSEYFEAAEMDGANIWQQIWSITLPLLKPLMILLVLLQVSRIFFGNFDLFYNVTMNSTLLYPTTDIIDTFVFRALRVNGDIGMASAAGFYQSFVGLIIILLTNFVIRRVSKENALF from the coding sequence ATGGAGAGAGTACCTGCAACTTTAAAAGCCAGAGGAGGCCCTACGGCGCATAAACTTCCTGCAGTTTGGAAGAAGCTCAGGCAGACTCATCAGTTGCTAGTTTTAGCTTTGCCTGCTTGCATCTTTGTTCTTGTTTTCAACTACATTCCCTTATACGGACTGATAGTCGCCTTTAAAAATTACAATTACAGGGACGGTATCCTCCATAGTCCATGGAACGGTTTTGAAAATTTTAAATTCATCTTTACTTCCAGCGATGCTTGGGTCATTACTCGAAACACGCTGCTCTACAACGTGGCTTTCATAATATCAACATTAATAGTATCCGTTATTCTTGCACTCCTCTTGAATCAAGTATCGAAAAAGTTTATCAAGTTCCATCAAACGGCGTTATTTTTCCCTTATTTTATCTCATTCGTGATCGTGAGTTATGTATGCCTTGCTTTTCTGGATATGAGTCACGGGTTTCTAAACACGATATTATCCTGGTTCGGTAAGGAGCCTGTTCTTTGGTATAACGAATCCCAATATTGGCCTTACATTTTAATATTGGTTAATTTATGGAAAAATGCGGGTTATTACGCCATTATCTATTACACGGCTATTATATCCATTGATTCTGAGTATTTTGAAGCGGCAGAAATGGATGGCGCAAACATTTGGCAGCAGATATGGTCAATTACCCTCCCTTTGCTGAAGCCTTTAATGATTCTGCTCGTGCTGCTTCAAGTAAGCCGTATTTTCTTTGGGAATTTCGACCTGTTTTATAACGTTACGATGAACTCAACGCTCCTTTATCCAACGACAGATATCATTGATACGTTTGTGTTTAGAGCTTTGAGAGTCAACGGGGATATTGGCATGGCATCGGCCGCCGGTTTTTATCAATCTTTTGTTGGTCTCATTATAATTTTGCTTACAAATTTCGTCATTCGAAGGGTTAGTAAAGAAAACGCCCTGTTCTAA
- a CDS encoding glycosyl hydrolase family 95 catalytic domain-containing protein yields the protein MIKRIKILLVAALGVSLLASGVWQQGAYAISGSTTLPKQKAGNWEQLKYTWTTEANGNDFSGTVIGNGRIGARVAGGVATDTLQLNDKTFWSGEPGDVHNASRITALAETRRLLAEADTATSVTYRETKLKAAEEAAKGMWGRGSYASRYLPIGKLMLDVPGTTGFTSYSRELDLDRATVTTKYKVGTTTYTREVFASYPDNVIVMRISNNENKPMSMTARFTYPAEMTGHAAVQSSGNEMTMTGTANYNLGKANSLWAAGRGMTFDSRLRVKTTGGTITPTNGNLAISGASEIILTYANATSYKDPFTLPNPSQGGNDPAPIVTAIMNKALVKSYGTLLNSHLDDYRKLFRRLWVEVNGNTGTALDYIKTYQYSRYEMISVSRENTTDRPRNQQGMWNHEWIPETDSSHFLNENVEKHYANIETANLTEMGDPLWKWIKNLAISGAQTAQQDFGFDGWMAPHYSDIWAATPLADTNNEWAIWPMGGIWLMNTVYEHYLFTKDKTFLQNTAYPLMKGAAEFALDLLVTNKDGYLVTSPSTSPENKYKLSDNTLIAVSQGSTMDMSLIRQLFRDVLEAASVLQANSADDLDLINRITAATPHLLPFAIGSQGELKEWNNDYPGKDPLHRHASHLVGLNLRDVLTKRGTPNWFEAARKSMELRGTGATIDKSYMWARLGEPDKALQAHKLFQIDPNRNKYQTISAYVPELFLQSHAGEIELLPSLPTGWSSGKIVGVKARGGYELSIEWANGQLVSAQIDSPFGTKPIVRYQNQLLNVDTDPRIVFVNSSEVIVDNTAAQLTGTWMSSTTLTNYYGANYLYASTTNGTNKIKWTPNLPYSGTYKVYYKLPNGNISRATNAPFNVHDTTGDHIYYVNQQVAPSPGWVSLGNFTFTSGTNGYVELTNNANNDCVNADAVKFEYVSP from the coding sequence ATGATCAAAAGAATAAAGATATTGCTGGTCGCAGCATTGGGCGTATCCTTGCTTGCAAGCGGTGTTTGGCAACAGGGGGCTTACGCGATTTCCGGGTCCACAACCCTTCCAAAACAAAAAGCCGGAAATTGGGAACAGCTCAAGTATACATGGACAACAGAAGCAAACGGAAATGATTTTAGCGGTACGGTCATCGGCAACGGCCGCATCGGAGCGAGAGTCGCCGGCGGTGTCGCCACGGATACGTTGCAGCTTAACGACAAAACCTTCTGGTCCGGCGAACCTGGCGACGTTCATAATGCCAGCCGAATTACGGCGCTGGCGGAAACCCGTCGTCTGCTGGCGGAAGCGGATACGGCGACGAGCGTCACGTACAGGGAAACCAAGCTGAAAGCGGCAGAAGAAGCGGCAAAGGGGATGTGGGGAAGAGGAAGTTACGCGTCCAGGTACCTGCCGATTGGCAAGCTGATGCTTGATGTGCCGGGTACGACGGGATTTACAAGTTATTCCCGTGAACTCGATTTGGATCGGGCCACGGTCACTACGAAATATAAGGTAGGCACAACGACGTATACCCGGGAAGTATTCGCGAGTTATCCGGACAACGTGATTGTGATGCGGATTTCCAATAACGAGAACAAACCGATGAGTATGACGGCCAGGTTTACGTATCCGGCGGAAATGACGGGCCACGCTGCCGTACAGTCTTCCGGCAATGAAATGACCATGACGGGCACGGCGAACTATAATTTGGGGAAAGCAAATTCCTTGTGGGCGGCAGGCAGAGGTATGACCTTCGATTCCCGTTTGCGAGTGAAAACGACGGGCGGAACCATCACGCCGACGAACGGAAATTTGGCGATCTCGGGGGCAAGTGAAATTATACTGACCTATGCCAATGCGACCAGCTACAAGGATCCATTCACGCTCCCGAATCCGAGCCAAGGCGGGAATGACCCTGCACCGATTGTCACCGCAATCATGAATAAAGCTCTCGTTAAATCGTACGGCACACTTTTGAATAGTCATTTGGATGACTATCGCAAACTGTTCCGGAGGCTTTGGGTAGAAGTAAACGGAAACACAGGAACCGCGTTAGATTATATCAAAACCTATCAATACTCCCGCTATGAAATGATTTCAGTTTCCCGCGAAAATACGACTGACCGGCCCCGTAATCAGCAAGGCATGTGGAATCACGAATGGATTCCTGAAACGGACTCATCGCATTTCCTTAATGAAAATGTGGAAAAGCATTATGCCAATATTGAAACCGCTAACCTGACTGAAATGGGTGACCCGCTATGGAAATGGATAAAAAATTTGGCGATCAGCGGCGCGCAAACGGCGCAGCAGGATTTCGGCTTTGATGGCTGGATGGCGCCGCATTACTCCGACATATGGGCGGCGACACCGCTTGCTGACACGAATAACGAGTGGGCGATTTGGCCTATGGGCGGCATATGGTTGATGAATACGGTATACGAACATTATCTTTTTACCAAAGACAAAACGTTCCTTCAGAACACCGCTTATCCGCTGATGAAGGGGGCGGCGGAATTTGCACTAGATTTGCTCGTCACCAATAAGGATGGTTATCTCGTTACTTCGCCGTCCACTTCACCGGAAAACAAATACAAGTTGTCAGATAACACACTAATTGCGGTGAGTCAAGGCAGCACCATGGATATGTCACTCATTCGCCAACTCTTCCGTGATGTGCTTGAAGCGGCAAGCGTCTTGCAAGCAAATAGCGCAGATGACCTGGATCTAATCAATCGGATCACTGCGGCAACCCCTCATCTTCTTCCATTCGCTATTGGAAGTCAAGGAGAGTTGAAAGAATGGAATAATGACTACCCTGGCAAGGATCCTTTACATCGTCACGCTTCGCATCTGGTTGGCCTAAATTTGCGCGATGTGCTTACGAAACGGGGAACCCCAAATTGGTTCGAGGCAGCCAGGAAATCTATGGAATTGCGCGGGACTGGAGCTACCATCGATAAATCGTATATGTGGGCTCGTCTCGGCGAACCCGACAAAGCTTTGCAAGCCCATAAGTTATTTCAGATAGATCCTAACAGAAATAAATATCAGACGATTAGCGCTTATGTTCCCGAGTTGTTCCTTCAGAGCCATGCCGGCGAAATTGAGCTGCTCCCTTCATTGCCGACCGGCTGGTCAAGCGGTAAAATCGTAGGCGTCAAGGCAAGAGGCGGATATGAACTGAGCATCGAATGGGCGAACGGGCAACTGGTATCCGCACAGATCGATTCTCCTTTCGGAACGAAGCCGATTGTACGTTATCAGAATCAGTTGCTGAATGTGGACACGGATCCGAGAATCGTTTTCGTGAATAGCTCAGAAGTCATTGTAGATAATACAGCCGCCCAACTGACCGGTACATGGATGTCATCCACGACCCTAACGAATTATTATGGGGCTAACTATTTGTATGCATCAACTACAAATGGAACGAACAAGATAAAATGGACGCCAAACTTGCCCTATTCCGGTACTTATAAGGTGTACTACAAGTTGCCGAATGGCAATATCAGTCGGGCTACTAATGCGCCGTTCAACGTTCACGATACGACTGGTGACCATATATATTATGTTAATCAACAGGTTGCGCCGAGTCCAGGATGGGTCTCCTTGGGGAATTTCACATTCACCTCGGGAACGAATGGCTATGTAGAGTTGACGAATAATGCTAACAATGACTGCGTCAATGCAGACGCAGTGAAGTTCGAGTATGTAAGTCCGTAA